The following is a genomic window from Mycobacterium parmense.
CACGTTCCACGGCACGATCGCCCCGACCACCCCGACCGGGGCTCTGCGGAGATGCACCTGGCCCAGGACCCCCTGTCGGCGCTCCGCCCAGGGGAAGTCCCTTGCGGCCGCCAGCGCCAAGTGGATCATCGACAGCGCGGCGGCCCCCTGGCCCATCCGGCTGAAGCTGCGCGGCGATCCCATCTCGGCCGTGATCAGGTCGGCCATCTCGTCCATGTGGCCGGCGTAGATCTCGGCGAGTTCCTCGATCTTGGCCATCCGCTCCGCATGGGACAGCAGCGGCCACGGGCCGCGGTCGAACGCCTGCCGGGCCGCGGCCACGGCGGCGTCGACATCCTCGGCTCCGGCCACCCGGACGTGGCCGACGGGTTGTTCTGAATGTGGCGAAATGACCGCGAGTTGCTGCGGATTGACCGGTTTGCGCCATTGGCCGCCGATGAACAGTTCGTTGAAAGAACGGTGGCCGGGGCTATCCGACATCGGGCACCTGCTTCGGGTGGGAAGGGAGCGCAAACCGCAGACTGTGCATCATGACGACCCGCTTCGCCCGGCCGCGCCGCGCTCGCGAACGTCAGTTTTGCTATTGATGCTAACATAGCGACAAAAGGGTCCTCCGGTGATGCGAGGCGCGATGTGAACAACGACTGGCGCGGCTACCCGTTTCAATTGGTCCCCGGCGACACCCAGCTGCAGTTCCCCGCTGCCGAAGGGGAACACCCCGACCAGGAGTCGGACACCTGGTTCATCGCCGGCCAGCTCGACGCGGCCTCGACGGGCCGCTCGTTCGCCTTCCTGACCATCTTCAACAAGAACCGGCCCGGTCAGACCGTGGTCGCGGACTTTTACACCCTGGCGCTGTTCGACCTCGATTCAGGCGATTACGGCACCTACACGGACTACGACATGCCGCCGGCCAACACCGAACCCGGTGCGCTGCCGAAGATGACCATGGCGTCGGGCCACCTCGACATCAGCTTCCACAGCGGCGCCGGCACCGCGTCGTGGAGCACCTGCCGCAACGAGGACGGCGGGTTGCTGCCCTTCACCTATCGCGTCAGCCTGGTGGGCGAGGACCACTCCGGCCGGCCCATGCGGCTGGACCTGGCGGTAACGCCAACGCGCGCACCGACTCCGGTGGGCGCATCGACCTACAACGGCAAGATCGTCTGCTTCGGCCAGGACGACACCTACTCCTATTTCCAGACGGGAATGGCGATGACGGGAACCTTGCGGTGGGGTGAGGTCGTCGAGCAGGTGTCCGGCAGCAGCGGGCACGTCGACCGGCAGTGGTTCCCGAAGTACGCGGGCGGCGGAGGCTCCGGCGGCGACCCGCGGGCCCGATCCCACGAATGGCGCACGATCAGCTTCGACAACGGCGTTGACGTGAGCATCTGGCGGCAGTTCGACCGCACCAACCGCAATGCGCTGCAGCCGTTCACCGGTGTCACGACCAGCCACCCGGATGCCTTTTCGGGTGTCCGGTGGGCGCAGTGCGCCGAAGACGTCGAGGTCACGGTC
Proteins encoded in this region:
- a CDS encoding lipocalin-like domain-containing protein, which encodes MNNDWRGYPFQLVPGDTQLQFPAAEGEHPDQESDTWFIAGQLDAASTGRSFAFLTIFNKNRPGQTVVADFYTLALFDLDSGDYGTYTDYDMPPANTEPGALPKMTMASGHLDISFHSGAGTASWSTCRNEDGGLLPFTYRVSLVGEDHSGRPMRLDLAVTPTRAPTPVGASTYNGKIVCFGQDDTYSYFQTGMAMTGTLRWGEVVEQVSGSSGHVDRQWFPKYAGGGGSGGDPRARSHEWRTISFDNGVDVSIWRQFDRTNRNALQPFTGVTTSHPDAFSGVRWAQCAEDVEVTVSSYVRWPNAVRPLMRPPAPALYMPDRHRISCATMQLDLVGEPLVPAPAHGLPIEYMEGPYRYRGTMWGQPVTGFAFYERSLAMYRDWELVEVLGATVANLAPPAPELQALVNQLGPLVAAGRRRAAAELLAGASPVESELLATIVEDLMAALSEADKS